In Nostoc edaphicum CCNP1411, the sequence TTGAATTTGCTGGAACTGAGGAAGTTGGTGCTGGGTTATTAGTATTAGCTGGAGCTTGTGTGCTTTTATTGGCACAGACTTTCATAAACACTGAAAAATTCCCAGGAGTACTTTGGGGATTTGATTTTCTCTGAATAACTTCTAAAAAAGTCCCGCGAGGAAGTGATTGGTTGTTTCCCAAAGAGATGTCATTGTTGGTTTTAATTACCCAACCAGGAGAAAGTTTCGCAAGCGATCGCGTTTCGGGTGTCGCTTCGATGACAGGGTTTTGAGTTTGTAATGGATTGGAAAAAACTGGAGAGGCTCCTGATGGCGATCGCAATTGCTTGACGAATAATCCTAGAGCGCCTGCTGCTAACACAAATATTAACGGAACTATCCACTGTAGCGGTAAACTGCGCGTTTTGGCAGGCTCAGTATCGGGAATGACCTGAGTTTTGTGGTTTGGGCCACCTAAAAGTGTTGCGTCAGGCTTTCTGGAAGCAAAATCAACAGTTTTGGCAGAATAACTCTCTGGTATCACTGCTTGGATGGTAATTTCTGGTTCCCAGTATTGAACTTGATAGTGGACTAAAGCGATGGTGACATTATCGTGTCCATTTTTCGTATTAGCGATTTCGACTAATCTATCCGCAACAGTTACTATATTTGCTTCCCCAACTAGAATCGGCAAGATTTCTGTTTCCCAGTACTCCTCCACCCGATCAAAATCACTCAAACCATCGGATGTGAGTAGAAAAATAGCATCTTCATCGAGCATAAACCGTGCCGATGTGGGATGCAATGCAGTACTCGGCCCCATGCCCAAAGCTTGGACAAGAGAGCCAGCAGAATTTTGTTGTATGGCTTCGCGGTAGATGGCATAACCTAGCCGCACTTCGCGGGAGGCAACATCATCGTCGAGGGTAACTTGATAACAGCCGTGCCGTGTAATCCAGTAAGCACGACTATCACCAACGTGGGTGATGTACATTTCGTGAGCAACAGGTAATGCCATGACTAAAGTCGTGCCCATGCGTTGACGCCCTTGGCGATTTTCAACGTCATTGCGCTGACTAATTTTGTCATTGGCCATTGCCACTGCCTTGTCTAGGTCATTCAGCAGCAGTGAGGGGTCTATGTGATCGTAGGGAACTTTTGTGAGTTGCTGTACCTGCTGCTGGATCGTTTCAATGGCTAAATTTG encodes:
- a CDS encoding protein phosphatase 2C domain-containing protein; protein product: MENDAATLYCPNENCQAANPLTHKFCQRCSTPLPKNYLWAVVDGPSVGSPGEILADRYLVVDKFLLLDTKPGLLSLTPELDNLQPLRAYLRLIPYRLHVPQVYGVLFLTSGSSHREILLLEKPPLLVDDTLQQVHLGSELTTAWHDATSMRQLNWLWQIAHLWQPLASEGVVSSLLDSSVLRVEGSLVRLLDLRFDTEVSPELPQLGEFWQQLVKNAKPAITEFVERISLSLIQGEINSTDQLIGVLDRGLAQLGRSQTPTIKIITKTDTGPSRQRNEDACSPLSGTLVSKPPQPTALAIVCDGIGGHEGGNVASNLAIETIQQQVQQLTKVPYDHIDPSLLLNDLDKAVAMANDKISQRNDVENRQGRQRMGTTLVMALPVAHEMYITHVGDSRAYWITRHGCYQVTLDDDVASREVRLGYAIYREAIQQNSAGSLVQALGMGPSTALHPTSARFMLDEDAIFLLTSDGLSDFDRVEEYWETEILPILVGEANIVTVADRLVEIANTKNGHDNVTIALVHYQVQYWEPEITIQAVIPESYSAKTVDFASRKPDATLLGGPNHKTQVIPDTEPAKTRSLPLQWIVPLIFVLAAGALGLFVKQLRSPSGASPVFSNPLQTQNPVIEATPETRSLAKLSPGWVIKTNNDISLGNNQSLPRGTFLEVIQRKSNPQSTPGNFSVFMKVCANKSTQAPANTNNPAPTSSVPANSKPLPATVLLDSSQLNRFGVSVLQSDAPSPCKTVTQPPDPATQSPNNSPT